A window from Calliopsis andreniformis isolate RMS-2024a chromosome 5, iyCalAndr_principal, whole genome shotgun sequence encodes these proteins:
- the LOC143179019 gene encoding uncharacterized protein LOC143179019, giving the protein MALVGPYLVCPFDKSHRIIEGRLQIHLFKCRKNYPPGTKVVCYFDVTHMLNPLEYEHHLSVCPTSGIIKHSQVSIGDEGIEVGSVPLEDACTLETNTLDEDDWTGNSATYNPLAATEHKPVVRMGIGLSKAKKKQFRRQERERIAALENKYDMNSIKQEIAYKEPEFEKPLRRPKQAAKALTCNQSESVSITDLTSKLKEVSMGNVLKRSTTKAEEKENISENKVNITMTNGIALKTNEVKTKNLSETNSQPESKILKVEPNTLENLNKKKESESPKILRASPRIAASLCGEMKKITTGRGFTIAYQNCLLKADISGKKGKDKSNVDFKTIYGYDENEDNIESQNKTS; this is encoded by the exons ATGGCTCTTGTTGGGCCTTATCTAGTCTGTCCATTTGACAAATCACATAGAATTATTGAAGGTAGACTCCAAATACATTTATTCAAATGTCGCAAAAATTATCCACCAGGTACTAAAGTTGTATGTTATTTTGATGTCACACACATGTTGAATCCTCTTGAGTATGAG CATCACCTCTCTGTGTGTCCTACTAGTGGAATTATAAAACACAGCCAAGTTTCTATTGGAGATGAAGGCATAGAAGTAGGATCAGTTCCTCTGGAGGATGCGTGTACATTAGAAACTAATACACTTGACGAAGATGATTGGACAGGC AATAGTGCAACATATAATCCATTAGCAGCAACAGAGCATAAACCAGTAGTAAGAATGGGAATAGGTTTGTCAAAAGCCAAGAAAAAGCAGTTCAGACGACAGGAAAGAGAAAGAATAGCTGCCCTTGAAAACAAATACGACATGAATAGCATTAAGCAAGAAATTGCATATAAAGAACCA GAATTTGAAAAACCATTACGGCGTCCTAAACAAGCGGCTAAAGCGTTAACTTGCAATCAGTCAGAAAGTGTTTCCATTACTGATCTGACTTCTAAATTGAAAGAAGTTTCTATGGGAAACGTACTTAAACGAAGTACTACTAAAGCTGAAGAAAAGGAAAATATTTCTGAAAACAAAGTAAATATTACCATGACAAATGGAATTGCTCTGAAAACGAACGAAGTGAAAACAAAGAATTTATCTGAGACAAATAGCCAGCCTGAATCTAAAATACTAAAAGTTGAACCAAATactcttgaaaatttgaataaaaaaaagGAATCAGAATCACCAAAGATTCTTCGTGCAAGTccaagaatagcagccagtctGTGTGgtgaaatgaaaaaaatcacCACTGGCAGAGGATTCACTATTGCTTATCAAAACTGTTTGTTAAAGGCTGACATTTCAGGAAAAAAAGGAAAGGATAAAAGTAACGTGGATTTCAAAACCATTTATGGTTACGACGAAAACGAGGACAATATTGAATCCCAAAACAAGACTTCATAA
- the Eif3j gene encoding eukaryotic translation initiation factor 3 subunit J — protein MDDEWDVENAEAKFDLAIRSNKWEGEDEDEDVKDSWEDVEEEKKDVEKPAEVPKAKPKPRKALAERIEEREKKAREEAERKAKEKEEALTPEERRAEQLRRQRLQEEADLRLAMETFGIAEEATFSLDTTVPDTKEEFEQYENVLTQKLNVFAKHAEFPPFAEELIKSIALNLSSTHLKKVKTMVDTLLIEKQKIEKGDKTKKKGKGKAKLKIEGDNTLLSEYGDYVYDEYDDFM, from the exons ATGGACGACGAATGGG ATGTCGAAAACGCTGAGGCAAAATTCGACCTGGCGATCAGATCCAACAAGTGGGAGGGCGAAGACGAAGACGAGGACGTCAAG GACAGTTGGGAAGATgtcgaagaagaaaagaaagatgTAGAGAAACCTGCAGAAGTGCCTAAGGCAAAACCAAAGCCAAGAAAGGCTTTAGCagaaaggattgaagaacgtgag AAGAAGGCAAGAGAAGAGGCAGAAAGGAAAGCTAAAGAAAAAGAAGAGGCACTGACACCAGAGGAAAGGAGAGCTGAACAGTTGAGGCGTCAGAGACTCCAAGAGGAAGCAGATCTACGTCTAGCCATGGAAACTTTCG GTATTGCAGAGGAGGCTACATTTAGCTTGGACACAACGGTGCCCGACACAAAGGAAGAATTTGAACAATATGAAAACGTACTTACGCAGAAACTGAACGTATTTGCTAAACATGCTGAATTTCCTCCATTTGCAGAAGAACTAATTAAATCAATTGCTCTAAATT TATCCTCAACACATTTGAAGAAAGTAAAGACGATGGTTGATACTCTTTTGATCGAGAAGCAGAAGATAGAAAAAGGCGACAAGACGAAAAAGAAGGGCAAGGGAAAAGCAAAACTCAAAATTGAGGGTGATAACACCCTTCTGAGCGAATACGGCGACTATGTTTACGATGAATACGACGATTTCATGTAG
- the Prosalpha3 gene encoding proteasome alpha3 subunit: MARRYDTRTTIFSPEGRLYQVEYAMEAISHAGTCLGILASDGILLAAERRNTNKLLDEVFFSEKIYRLNNDIVCSVAGITSDANVLTNELRLIAQRYLLQYGEPIPCEQLVSWLCDVKQAYTQYGGKRPFGVSILYMGWDKHYGYQLYQSDPSGNYGGWKATCIGNNSAAAVSSLKQEYKDGETTLKDAKALAIKVLSKTLDMNKLSADKVEMATLTRENDKTKMIILPASEIDALIAEHDRIEALAEQARKDKQKL, translated from the exons atg gcacgtagatatgacactcGTACAACAATCTTCTCCCCAGAAGGGCGTCTTTATCAAGTTGAATATGCAATGGAGGCTATAAGCCATGCAGGTACTTGCCTTGGCATTTTAGCATCTGATGGCATTCTACTTGCAGCAGAGAGACGCAATACTAACAAACTTTTAGATGAAGTGTTCTTTTCTGAAAAAATTTATAGACTAAATAATGATATTGTGTGTTCTGTTGCTGGTATCACTTCTGATGCTAATGTATTAACAAATGAATTACGTTTAATTGCACAACGCTACCTGCTGCAATATGGGGAACCTATTCCATGTGAACAGCTTGTTTCTTGGCTTTGCGATGTAAAACAGGCATATACACAATATGGTGGAAAAAGACCTTTTGGGGTTTCAATTTTGTATATGGGATGGGATAAGCATTATGGATACCAGTTGTATCAATCAGATCCAAGTGGAAATTATGGTGGTTGGAAGGCAACGTGTATTGGAAACAATTCTGCTGCTGCAGTGTCTTCATTGAAACAAGAATATAAAGATGGAGAAACAACATTAAAAGATGCTAAGGCATTAGCTATAAAAGTTCTTTCAAAAACTTTAGATATGAATAAATTGTCTGCTGATAAAG TGGAAATGGCCACTCTAACAAGAGAAAATGATAAGACTAAGATGATAATTCTCCCTGCAAGTGAAATCGATGCCCTAATTGCAGAACATGATCGTATAGAAGCACTTGCTGAACAAGCCAGGAAAGACAAACAAAAAttatag